A genomic window from Mesosutterella faecium includes:
- the hrpA gene encoding ATP-dependent RNA helicase HrpA, whose amino-acid sequence MARTPVGPVELAPGLPVSQRGEEIVRAIKENQVLIVAGETGSGKTTQLPKLCLMAGRGRTGLIGHTQPRRIAASSVARRIAEELHTELGTVVGYKVRFTDHTSPGATIKLMTDGILLAETQSDPLLRRYDTLIIDEAHERSINIDFLLGYLKRILPRRPDLKLIITSATIDTERFARHFGVDDEHPAPVIHVSGRTYPVEIRYRPIEEDDSGDDHNLMTAISSAADELEMTGRGDILVFLPGEREIREAADELRKSHPAGKLEILPLYARLPAEDQEKIFKSGKGLRRVVLATNVAETSITVPGIRFVIDSGLARVKRYSYRNKVEQLLIEPVSKASANQRSGRCGRVADGVCIRLYSEEDFNRRPAYTDPEIMRSNLAAVILRMKSLGLGDVREFPFVQSPTAKAIADGYAILNELNCVDEQGDLTRIGRMLAKLPVDPKLSRILFAASESGALAEVLIIAAGLSVQDPRERPPEHAAAADEAHKKLSDPRSDFLSYLKLWNFVSQAFRNKESNRKFEDLMKRNFLSPRKLREWKDVIRQLLEMVREIGWRLNTAPATFEEIHRSLLSGLLGSIGMRRVDSDFRAPPYAGARGIRFWIWPGSPRAKKCGEWIVASEIVETSKLYARCVADVNPLWIEQAAAHILKKSWAEPHWEKKRGEVVALERGTVYGLPVYSGRKVSFARHDPAAAREIFIREALVAGDFDSQAPFYRHNAALIKEIQDIEQKSRRPDILVDDEDIYSFYDEKLGPEVCSAATLEKWRKEKEPENPKILWLSRDELMQRTEHGVTLDLYPKTIEMSGIVMSLNYYFDPGSPRDGVTLTVPLYALNQVDEVRCEWLVPGMLKEKIHCLVKSLPPRMRRSCVPIADYADSFFKRHSDSGSQNAHLLDVLISDLRKEKSVLAERSDFKMEQIPPHLRMNFKVVDEHGRQLGMSRSLAELRAELGVQARKDFQHIADKDADAVSELEDSLTTWSFDELPELMEIHRKGQTLIGIPALVDHGDNVSIEVFDDPVQAARTHRAGLRKLFRLQLKEQIRFIDKSLRGLQNVMLQAASVPPIGRNFESFDDLKTQLIDGALERTALSEPLPKNRGEFFRRLEDTRGRLSLIAQDLARTIADIVGKGAQITKKLNAYKNQKQLLEDVNNQLTRLFPKNFIVNIPSKSFSNYPRYLEAISWRLEKYRDSPEADMEKMRNIQKLEVPFLRKLAELKGQKDPRMEEFRWLLEELRVSLFAQKLRTPMPVSIKRLQKIWETIKY is encoded by the coding sequence ATGGCCAGGACGCCGGTCGGCCCGGTAGAGCTGGCCCCGGGGCTGCCGGTTTCTCAGCGGGGAGAGGAAATCGTCCGCGCCATAAAGGAGAATCAGGTTCTTATTGTTGCGGGCGAAACCGGGTCGGGGAAAACAACCCAGCTGCCCAAGCTGTGCCTGATGGCCGGACGCGGGCGGACCGGCTTGATCGGCCATACCCAGCCCCGGCGTATCGCGGCCAGTTCCGTTGCCCGGCGAATTGCTGAGGAGCTTCACACAGAGCTTGGCACGGTCGTGGGCTACAAGGTCCGCTTTACGGATCACACCAGCCCCGGGGCCACGATCAAGCTGATGACGGACGGCATTCTTCTTGCTGAGACGCAGTCCGATCCCCTCCTGCGCCGCTATGACACTCTCATTATTGACGAGGCGCACGAGCGCTCCATCAACATTGACTTCCTTCTGGGGTATTTGAAGAGAATTCTGCCCAGGCGCCCGGACCTCAAGCTCATTATTACGTCGGCCACCATTGATACGGAAAGATTTGCGCGTCATTTCGGTGTGGATGACGAGCATCCTGCTCCTGTTATTCATGTTTCGGGCCGGACCTATCCGGTGGAGATCCGCTATCGCCCCATTGAAGAAGATGACAGCGGCGATGACCATAATCTGATGACGGCCATTTCCTCTGCTGCCGATGAACTCGAGATGACGGGCAGGGGCGATATTTTGGTTTTTCTGCCGGGAGAGCGGGAAATCAGGGAGGCGGCCGACGAGCTGAGAAAGTCGCATCCGGCCGGGAAGCTGGAAATTCTTCCCCTTTACGCCAGGCTGCCGGCCGAAGACCAGGAAAAAATTTTCAAATCCGGAAAAGGACTCAGGAGGGTGGTGCTCGCGACCAACGTGGCGGAAACTTCCATCACGGTACCCGGCATCCGGTTCGTCATCGACTCCGGGCTCGCAAGGGTCAAGCGCTATTCCTATCGAAACAAGGTCGAGCAGCTGCTGATCGAGCCGGTTTCAAAGGCCTCGGCCAACCAGCGCAGCGGCCGCTGCGGGCGCGTGGCAGACGGTGTTTGCATCCGCCTGTACAGCGAGGAGGACTTTAACCGGAGGCCTGCCTACACCGATCCGGAAATCATGCGCAGCAACCTCGCGGCGGTCATCCTGCGGATGAAATCCCTGGGGCTCGGGGATGTCAGGGAGTTCCCTTTTGTCCAGTCTCCCACAGCGAAGGCTATCGCAGACGGCTATGCCATTTTGAACGAATTGAACTGTGTGGACGAGCAGGGCGACCTGACCCGAATCGGGCGCATGCTGGCGAAGCTGCCCGTGGATCCGAAGCTCTCCAGAATTCTTTTCGCGGCTTCGGAATCCGGCGCCCTGGCCGAGGTGCTGATCATCGCGGCCGGCCTTTCGGTGCAGGACCCCCGCGAGAGGCCTCCGGAGCATGCCGCTGCGGCCGACGAGGCCCATAAAAAATTGTCGGATCCCCGCAGCGACTTCCTGTCCTACCTGAAGTTATGGAATTTTGTGAGCCAGGCCTTCAGAAACAAGGAATCGAACCGGAAGTTCGAGGACTTAATGAAAAGAAACTTCCTGTCGCCGCGGAAACTGCGGGAATGGAAGGATGTCATCCGCCAGCTGCTTGAGATGGTCAGAGAGATTGGCTGGAGGCTTAACACGGCGCCCGCCACGTTTGAAGAGATTCATCGGTCGCTTCTATCAGGTCTGCTCGGCTCGATTGGGATGAGAAGAGTTGATTCAGACTTCAGGGCTCCTCCCTACGCCGGAGCCCGGGGGATCAGGTTCTGGATCTGGCCAGGCTCTCCGAGGGCAAAGAAGTGCGGTGAGTGGATCGTCGCATCGGAGATTGTCGAGACATCAAAGCTCTATGCGCGCTGCGTGGCGGATGTGAATCCCCTGTGGATTGAACAGGCCGCGGCTCACATTCTGAAGAAAAGCTGGGCGGAGCCGCACTGGGAAAAGAAAAGAGGGGAGGTTGTCGCCCTGGAGCGCGGAACCGTGTACGGGCTTCCTGTCTATTCGGGCAGGAAGGTTTCCTTTGCCAGACATGATCCGGCGGCGGCAAGGGAAATTTTCATAAGAGAAGCCCTGGTGGCCGGCGATTTCGATTCTCAGGCTCCTTTCTACAGGCACAACGCGGCCCTCATAAAGGAAATTCAGGACATTGAGCAGAAAAGCCGCCGTCCTGACATACTCGTGGACGACGAGGACATTTATTCTTTCTATGACGAGAAGCTGGGGCCGGAGGTGTGCAGCGCGGCCACGCTCGAGAAGTGGCGGAAGGAAAAGGAACCGGAGAATCCCAAAATCCTGTGGCTTTCCCGCGACGAGCTGATGCAGAGAACCGAGCACGGCGTCACCCTCGATCTCTATCCCAAGACCATTGAAATGTCCGGGATTGTCATGTCGCTCAATTATTACTTTGATCCCGGCAGCCCTCGCGACGGCGTGACGCTCACGGTTCCTCTTTATGCGTTGAACCAGGTCGACGAGGTCAGGTGCGAGTGGCTCGTCCCGGGAATGCTGAAGGAAAAAATTCACTGCCTGGTCAAAAGCCTTCCGCCGAGAATGAGGCGCAGCTGCGTCCCGATAGCGGACTACGCGGACAGCTTTTTTAAGAGGCATTCGGACAGCGGCAGCCAGAACGCCCATCTTCTGGATGTCCTGATCAGCGATCTGAGGAAGGAAAAAAGCGTTCTGGCCGAAAGGTCCGACTTCAAGATGGAACAAATTCCTCCTCATCTGAGGATGAATTTCAAAGTCGTCGATGAGCATGGCCGGCAGCTGGGGATGAGCCGCAGTCTTGCGGAACTGCGGGCTGAGCTCGGGGTGCAGGCGAGGAAAGACTTCCAGCATATCGCGGATAAGGACGCAGATGCCGTCAGTGAGCTCGAGGATTCTCTGACAACCTGGTCTTTCGATGAGCTGCCGGAACTGATGGAGATTCACCGCAAAGGCCAGACTCTTATCGGGATCCCCGCTCTGGTGGATCACGGCGATAACGTTTCAATCGAGGTATTTGACGATCCAGTCCAGGCGGCCAGAACGCATCGTGCGGGGCTGAGGAAGCTGTTTAGGCTGCAGCTGAAGGAGCAGATCCGCTTCATCGACAAAAGCCTGCGGGGGCTGCAGAACGTCATGCTCCAGGCGGCCTCCGTCCCGCCGATAGGCAGGAATTTTGAAAGCTTCGATGATTTGAAAACACAGCTGATCGACGGCGCGCTGGAGCGTACGGCCCTGTCCGAGCCTCTGCCTAAGAATCGCGGAGAATTCTTCCGCAGGCTTGAAGATACCCGCGGAAGGCTTTCGCTTATTGCGCAGGATCTGGCTCGAACGATAGCGGACATCGTGGGCAAGGGAGCACAGATCACAAAGAAGCTGAATGCCTATAAAAATCAAAAGCAGCTTTTGGAAGACGTTAACAATCAGTTGACTCGTCTGTTCCCCAAGAACTTCATTGTCAATATCCCCTCAAAGTCCTTCTCAAATTATCCGAGGTATCTGGAAGCAATTTCTTGGAGGCTTGAAAAATATAGAGATTCTCCAGAGGCTGATATGGAGAAAATGAGGAATATCCAAAAACTGGAGGTTCCGTTTTTAAGGAAGCTAGCCGAATTAAAAGGACAGAAAGATCCCCGCATGGAGGAATTCAGATGGCTGCTGGAGGAACTGCGCGTTTCACTGTTTGCGCAGAAGCTGCGCACGCCGATGCCGGTGTCGATTAAACGGTTACAAAAAATATGGGAAACGATCAAGTATTAA
- a CDS encoding IS1634 family transposase yields the protein MAISVSIKKFKGVEYVYICESFRDPLTRKPTSRVLASYGNKKKLLEKDPDAMEKIQKHAEQLRADSSLYSQTIQETVLSRVAAPSAADRRPDCRTCTPAPYRLLWEQLGISNYFQNYRHNYRIGWDVDKTIFFSVVSRLIAPSSKRSSWLNKERFVFDFSDLRLDQIYDSLDILADRKEAIIKKLNDGIGRLYKRDLTIALYDVTTLYFESFIEDGLRRRGMSKEHRTQETQVVLGLLVDADGIPFNYEIFPGNTAEVHTLMEVVKKFSRDYGVQNVTVVADSGLNQYINLEALQESNFNFIVGFPPYIKLSVSDQQKLLDCDGWHWSSSPDDPRWGIKEMPLSIERTVVDKSTGQRRPVSLKATCIATYSAKRFEHDSQELELKWQRASDLVARGPAAVKAAGRSGYKAFIKPGTTKVELNSALYDKRRKWCGYMALLTNLDLQKHKPAEIYGLLRQLWRIENNFRMLKTDLRARPVFVWTDQHIRGHFVLNYIGLVLQRLLMKKLRESGLDVSGAELIRALESMKISRLKGLKKAQSFLYCCSNENAESLSVRNEKGDLLSLQELCDKILNACGIEPLKDLETAESIRRKFHSRLPMA from the coding sequence ATGGCCATCTCCGTTTCAATCAAGAAGTTCAAGGGTGTGGAATACGTTTACATTTGCGAAAGCTTCCGAGACCCGCTTACCCGCAAACCCACCAGCCGTGTGCTGGCCAGCTACGGGAACAAAAAGAAGCTGCTTGAAAAAGACCCGGACGCCATGGAGAAGATCCAGAAACACGCCGAGCAGCTCAGGGCGGATTCTTCGCTGTACAGCCAGACGATCCAGGAAACAGTATTGTCGCGGGTCGCTGCGCCAAGCGCGGCAGACCGGCGGCCCGACTGCAGGACCTGTACGCCGGCACCCTACAGGCTTCTGTGGGAGCAGCTGGGAATTTCAAATTATTTTCAGAACTATCGTCACAACTACCGGATCGGCTGGGACGTGGACAAGACGATTTTCTTTTCTGTCGTTTCACGGCTGATCGCCCCTTCCTCGAAGCGCTCCTCCTGGCTCAACAAGGAAAGATTCGTCTTCGACTTCAGCGACCTGCGCCTCGATCAGATTTACGACAGCCTGGACATTTTGGCCGACCGCAAGGAAGCTATCATCAAAAAGCTCAATGACGGCATTGGGCGGCTCTACAAGCGCGACCTGACAATTGCGCTTTATGACGTGACCACACTGTATTTCGAGAGTTTTATTGAAGACGGCCTGCGCCGCCGGGGGATGAGCAAGGAGCATCGGACCCAGGAGACCCAGGTGGTGCTGGGGCTTCTGGTGGATGCAGACGGCATTCCGTTCAATTACGAAATCTTCCCCGGAAACACAGCCGAAGTTCACACCCTGATGGAGGTCGTGAAGAAATTCAGCCGGGATTACGGAGTCCAGAATGTCACGGTGGTTGCTGACAGCGGGCTGAACCAGTACATCAATCTCGAGGCGCTGCAGGAATCCAATTTCAACTTCATTGTGGGCTTCCCTCCCTACATCAAGCTGTCTGTGTCGGACCAGCAGAAATTACTGGACTGCGACGGCTGGCACTGGAGTTCCAGTCCGGATGACCCTCGGTGGGGAATCAAGGAAATGCCTTTGTCCATTGAGCGCACGGTCGTGGACAAAAGCACCGGCCAGCGAAGACCGGTCAGCCTCAAGGCCACCTGCATAGCCACCTATTCCGCCAAACGCTTTGAACACGACAGCCAGGAGCTTGAACTCAAGTGGCAGCGTGCTTCCGACCTTGTGGCAAGAGGCCCCGCCGCTGTGAAAGCGGCGGGGCGAAGCGGCTACAAAGCTTTTATCAAGCCGGGGACCACTAAAGTTGAGCTGAACTCAGCCCTTTACGACAAACGCCGCAAGTGGTGTGGATACATGGCGCTGCTCACCAATCTTGATTTGCAGAAGCACAAGCCCGCCGAAATCTACGGCCTTCTGCGGCAGCTCTGGCGCATTGAGAACAACTTTCGGATGCTCAAGACCGATCTTAGGGCCAGACCTGTGTTCGTTTGGACAGACCAGCATATCCGTGGGCATTTCGTCCTCAACTACATCGGCCTGGTTCTCCAGCGGCTTTTAATGAAGAAGCTGCGCGAGTCCGGTCTTGATGTTTCAGGCGCGGAACTCATTCGGGCGCTGGAATCAATGAAGATCAGCAGGCTGAAGGGGCTGAAGAAGGCTCAGTCTTTCCTCTACTGCTGCAGCAATGAGAACGCGGAGTCGCTCAGCGTCAGGAATGAAAAAGGAGATCTTCTCTCTTTACAGGAACTTTGCGACAAGATCCTTAACGCCTGCGGGATCGAGCCTCTGAAAGACCTTGAGACGGCTGAAAGCATCCGCAGGAAATTCCATTCTCGCCTGCCTATGGCTTAA
- a CDS encoding PAS domain-containing sensor histidine kinase has product MEKSSFRIFQAFRKKTYTGLSKPGEISTNNFSFYATWLALGIILAVFIVSAMYVSQMYKTTERRAVVQSAELLAETVDARLSTTREAVSRFSFGFQHRSDWINSSNTPAIAKRLLNSRPEIVELSILNGQGLSVMSFASNYAFEALSLPPGLTLSNPDTLDTLAKARASGTALFSTPYFIENGKTSYIDLVVPAAVKSNIIIARISLPALMHQLVPSSLANSAYLSLDLNGKSILASAPEKQGTTAPFSLHLPPLPPAVTLSVAPYNRPLLFTRDASTVAILGLGAALLVAFLGLITFQLRQRRTSRRLITESAIRSAISESIASGLKVTDREGRVFYVNKAYTQLFRTPEKDLIGTSPEAPEWLKLKLGSGKADSPSGFHFNTTARRSDGTKFDASITITSLIDEKGQQIGWLEMVSDITEAKKIADELARNRERITKVLDSIDSAVSVLGNRSGTDQLLYANPTYSALWGTNPGPHLALLQALPPQSSPGETRFGTVLLDSTGQWFEVRERELLWTDGESAKLQIATDITEKKKNEELMAQQEKKAELSSRLMTMGEMASSLAHELNQPLGAITNYASAALTLVQMNKLTVENCTEAFAKISRQAERAASIIKRIRSFAKRTAPEMQAVSVSRLVEETMELALIQAKKRHATIRTDIEEHLPDVVCDSVMVEQVLLNLLKNGMEAAEPCKDHTITLRISRASPQQVLFEVADHGPGISPETKEKLFEPFFSTKSEGMGIGLNICRSIAEMHGGTLKVEDNPGGGAVFKFTLPTKPENDSGS; this is encoded by the coding sequence ATGGAAAAAAGCAGCTTCAGAATTTTTCAGGCTTTCAGAAAAAAAACTTACACAGGGCTGTCCAAGCCCGGTGAAATCTCAACCAATAACTTCAGCTTTTATGCCACATGGCTCGCCCTCGGCATCATACTGGCCGTTTTTATCGTCTCGGCCATGTATGTGTCCCAGATGTACAAGACGACGGAGCGGCGCGCCGTTGTCCAGTCCGCCGAGCTGCTGGCAGAGACCGTTGACGCGCGCCTGTCCACAACCCGGGAAGCCGTATCCCGATTTTCTTTTGGCTTCCAGCACAGATCGGACTGGATCAATTCAAGCAACACCCCCGCCATCGCCAAGCGGCTGCTGAACTCCAGGCCGGAAATCGTTGAGCTGAGCATCCTGAACGGCCAGGGGCTTTCCGTGATGTCCTTTGCCTCCAATTACGCTTTCGAGGCTCTCAGCCTTCCGCCGGGGCTCACGCTTTCCAATCCCGACACGCTTGACACCCTCGCAAAAGCCAGAGCCAGCGGAACGGCGCTTTTTTCCACGCCGTACTTCATAGAAAACGGCAAGACCTCCTATATCGACCTTGTGGTCCCGGCCGCCGTCAAGTCAAACATCATCATTGCGAGAATCTCACTGCCGGCCCTGATGCACCAGCTCGTCCCAAGCTCACTTGCAAACAGCGCCTATCTCTCGCTCGACTTGAACGGCAAGAGCATCCTCGCCTCCGCTCCTGAAAAACAGGGGACGACGGCGCCCTTTTCGCTGCACCTGCCGCCTCTGCCGCCCGCCGTCACCCTGTCGGTTGCGCCTTACAACAGGCCCCTGCTCTTTACGCGGGACGCCTCGACCGTAGCCATCCTGGGACTGGGCGCCGCGCTCCTGGTGGCATTTCTCGGCCTGATCACCTTTCAGCTGAGACAGCGCCGCACGTCCCGCCGGCTGATTACCGAGTCCGCCATCCGAAGCGCCATTTCAGAGAGCATCGCCTCGGGCCTGAAGGTGACCGACAGGGAGGGAAGGGTCTTTTATGTCAACAAGGCCTATACGCAGCTGTTCAGGACACCTGAAAAAGACTTAATCGGCACGAGCCCCGAGGCGCCTGAATGGCTGAAGCTCAAACTAGGCTCGGGGAAAGCCGACAGCCCCAGCGGTTTCCATTTCAACACGACGGCGCGCAGAAGCGACGGCACGAAGTTTGACGCGTCCATCACCATCACCTCTCTCATCGACGAGAAGGGACAGCAGATCGGCTGGCTAGAAATGGTGTCGGACATCACAGAGGCGAAAAAAATAGCCGATGAGTTGGCGCGCAACCGCGAGCGGATCACCAAAGTGCTCGACTCCATCGACTCTGCCGTCAGCGTGCTCGGGAACCGCTCAGGCACCGACCAGCTTCTCTACGCCAATCCGACTTACAGCGCGCTCTGGGGCACGAACCCCGGCCCGCATCTTGCTTTGCTTCAGGCCCTGCCGCCGCAGTCTTCTCCGGGAGAAACCCGCTTTGGAACCGTGCTGCTTGACTCTACCGGCCAGTGGTTCGAGGTGAGGGAAAGGGAGCTCCTGTGGACGGACGGCGAATCCGCCAAACTCCAGATCGCGACTGACATCACTGAGAAAAAGAAAAACGAAGAGCTGATGGCCCAGCAGGAAAAGAAAGCTGAGCTTTCTTCTCGCCTGATGACCATGGGAGAAATGGCGAGCTCCCTGGCCCATGAGCTGAACCAGCCTCTGGGCGCGATCACAAACTACGCCTCTGCTGCGCTCACTCTGGTGCAGATGAATAAACTCACCGTGGAAAACTGCACCGAGGCTTTCGCCAAAATTTCCCGGCAGGCGGAGCGCGCCGCGTCCATCATCAAGCGCATCCGCTCATTTGCCAAGCGGACAGCGCCTGAAATGCAGGCCGTCTCTGTGTCCAGGCTGGTTGAGGAGACCATGGAACTTGCCCTGATTCAGGCGAAGAAGCGCCACGCCACCATCCGGACGGACATTGAGGAACATCTTCCTGACGTCGTCTGCGACTCCGTAATGGTGGAGCAGGTGCTGCTCAATCTTCTGAAAAACGGCATGGAAGCCGCAGAACCCTGCAAAGACCATACGATCACGCTCCGCATTTCAAGGGCCTCGCCCCAGCAGGTGCTTTTCGAAGTAGCGGATCACGGACCCGGCATTTCGCCCGAGACGAAGGAAAAGCTTTTCGAACCCTTCTTCTCGACCAAATCCGAAGGCATGGGGATCGGCCTGAACATCTGCCGCTCAATCGCTGAAATGCACGGGGGAACCCTGAAGGTAGAGGACAATCCCGGCGGAGGTGCAGTCTTTAAGTTCACGCTTCCGACGAAGCCTGAAAACGACTCCGGCTCATAA
- the rpiA gene encoding ribose-5-phosphate isomerase RpiA, with amino-acid sequence MNQNEQKKAAAERAVAYVEEGQVLGVGTGSTVDFFIDALAGAGLRIPACVSSSERSSKRLQERGFRILDPNEIDGIGVYVDGADEIDPGFNMIKGGGGALTREKILASMAKKYVCIADGSKAVRILGHFPLPVEVIPMAVHAVARRLEAMGGRPVLRDFTTDNGCKILDVHGLFIQDPAGLEREMNQIPGVVTVGLFAQRKADVLLLGTDEGVVESTRASA; translated from the coding sequence ATGAACCAGAATGAACAGAAAAAAGCGGCGGCGGAAAGAGCCGTCGCCTACGTAGAGGAAGGCCAGGTACTCGGGGTGGGTACGGGTTCGACGGTTGATTTCTTCATTGATGCCCTGGCCGGGGCGGGACTCCGGATACCAGCCTGCGTTTCCAGCTCCGAGCGTTCCTCGAAGCGTCTTCAGGAACGCGGGTTCCGGATCCTGGATCCCAATGAAATTGACGGCATAGGGGTCTATGTCGACGGCGCCGATGAGATTGATCCCGGCTTCAACATGATCAAAGGCGGCGGCGGAGCGCTCACCCGGGAGAAGATTCTCGCGTCCATGGCGAAAAAGTATGTCTGCATTGCCGACGGCAGCAAGGCGGTGCGGATCCTGGGGCACTTCCCCTTGCCGGTCGAAGTGATTCCGATGGCGGTGCATGCGGTGGCCCGCCGGCTTGAGGCAATGGGCGGCAGACCCGTTCTGAGGGACTTTACAACGGACAACGGCTGCAAAATTCTGGACGTGCACGGCCTGTTCATTCAGGATCCGGCAGGCCTCGAAAGGGAAATGAACCAGATCCCGGGCGTTGTCACGGTGGGTCTTTTCGCGCAAAGGAAAGCGGACGTTCTCCTGCTCGGGACGGATGAAGGAGTGGTGGAAAGCACCCGGGCTTCGGCCTGA
- a CDS encoding oxidative damage protection protein codes for MTHMVKCIKLGKEAEGLDYPPIPGELGKKIWLNVSKEAWKNWQQLQTMMVNEYQLNLADPNVRKHLLNQCDKYFFGDGIDPSEVPNYVPKTEDK; via the coding sequence ATGACCCATATGGTGAAATGCATCAAGCTGGGAAAAGAGGCCGAAGGACTGGACTACCCCCCGATCCCCGGCGAACTGGGGAAAAAGATCTGGCTGAACGTTTCGAAGGAAGCCTGGAAGAACTGGCAGCAGCTGCAGACCATGATGGTCAACGAATATCAGCTGAATCTCGCCGATCCCAATGTAAGGAAGCACCTGCTGAACCAGTGCGACAAGTATTTTTTCGGGGATGGGATTGATCCCTCGGAAGTTCCCAACTACGTCCCCAAAACAGAGGATAAATAA
- a CDS encoding D-alanyl-D-alanine carboxypeptidase family protein → MPCSLKKVFLGVLLSCFALTATQSASARAERGQRVESAGQKAKAPKRVAVQKKKAKAPSASQRRRGAAEAAPKIKAPKGAKKSRKTRSAASSGVVKTSLNRAPESTASQIPADQFVAQNLRSKPSSSGKLMLDAACAFMLNQDNGRILFEKNADSQLPVASLTKLMSALVIMRSNLSMSEPETVQKEDYYLPSSSFSRLRIGMTLSRSDLLHVALTGSDNRAIHTLARTFPGGMNAFVQKMNDTARELGLKNTSFEEPTGLSVHNRSTAREIARIAAEAYRYPTIREYSTTPNIELPTQAGIIHVRSTNRLIREGRDWNIGLQKTGYTGAAGHCMVLQSQVDGNRVLMVVLNSTSNNARINDVKKLRSWYEQQLGVKMGAARLPYNLM, encoded by the coding sequence ATGCCCTGCTCGTTGAAAAAAGTATTTCTGGGGGTTCTTCTGAGTTGCTTCGCCTTAACGGCAACTCAGTCGGCCAGCGCTCGAGCCGAGCGCGGGCAGCGCGTGGAATCGGCAGGTCAGAAGGCCAAGGCCCCTAAGAGAGTCGCAGTTCAGAAAAAGAAGGCGAAGGCCCCGTCGGCTTCACAGAGACGACGCGGGGCGGCGGAAGCGGCGCCTAAAATAAAAGCGCCCAAGGGAGCCAAAAAGTCCCGAAAAACCCGCAGTGCAGCTTCTTCCGGCGTTGTCAAAACCTCCCTTAACCGTGCGCCTGAATCGACCGCGAGCCAGATACCTGCAGATCAGTTTGTCGCCCAGAATCTTCGCTCCAAGCCTTCCTCTTCCGGAAAGCTGATGCTCGACGCAGCCTGTGCCTTCATGCTGAATCAGGACAACGGCAGGATCCTGTTTGAGAAAAACGCAGACTCCCAGCTTCCCGTGGCCTCTCTGACGAAGCTGATGTCGGCGCTTGTGATCATGAGATCCAACCTGTCCATGAGCGAGCCGGAGACTGTCCAGAAGGAAGATTACTATCTCCCTTCATCATCTTTCTCGCGGCTCCGCATCGGCATGACCCTGTCGCGGTCAGATCTGCTGCATGTGGCATTAACCGGTTCGGACAACAGGGCGATTCACACTCTTGCTCGCACGTTTCCCGGCGGGATGAACGCCTTTGTTCAGAAAATGAACGACACGGCCAGGGAACTCGGTCTGAAGAACACCTCCTTTGAAGAACCTACAGGCCTGTCGGTCCATAACCGCTCTACAGCGAGGGAAATCGCCCGGATAGCAGCGGAAGCCTACCGTTATCCCACCATCAGGGAATATTCGACAACCCCGAATATTGAACTTCCGACCCAGGCGGGCATTATTCACGTCAGATCCACCAACCGCCTGATCCGAGAAGGCAGGGATTGGAATATCGGGCTGCAGAAAACCGGCTATACCGGCGCCGCCGGGCATTGCATGGTGCTGCAGTCTCAGGTGGATGGCAATCGCGTGCTGATGGTTGTCCTCAACTCAACCAGCAACAACGCCCGCATCAATGATGTGAAAAAGCTTAGAAGCTGGTATGAGCAGCAGCTGGGCGTCAAGATGGGGGCCGCCAGGCTGCCCTACAATCTGATGTAG